A window of the Gossypium hirsutum isolate 1008001.06 chromosome A05, Gossypium_hirsutum_v2.1, whole genome shotgun sequence genome harbors these coding sequences:
- the LOC107916422 gene encoding lysine-specific demethylase 2A isoform X2 gives MASSICLSLLPPSRTLKPGSSTSSTRRCRCSLVVSISKSHQLTTRKRLQVVCMAPEEEKLTRRNPLDFPIEWERPKPGRRPDIFPQFSPMKTPLPPPMPYDPPEEDEEEEEKKEEEEEDPEKEEVPDNPEKQ, from the exons ATGGCTTCATCCATTTGCCTATCCTTATTGCCGCCTTCCAGAACCCTAAAGCCGGGTTCATCCACTTCCAGTACACGCCGTTGCAGATGCTCCCTCGTCGTCTCCATTTCTAAATCCCATCAACTGACGACGAGAAAGAGGCTGCAGGTGGTTTGTATGGCTCCCGAGGAAGAAAAATTGACTCGTCGCAATCCCCTCGATTTTCCCATT GAGTGGGAGAGGCCTAAGCCTGGACGCAGACCTGACATATTCCCTCAATTCAGCCCTATGAAAACACCATTACCACCACCAATGCCATATGATCCCcctgaagaagatgaagaagaggaagaaaagaaagaggaagaGGAGGAAGATCCTGAAAAGGAAGAAGTACCTGACAACCCTGAGAAACAATA G
- the LOC107916422 gene encoding glucosidase 2 subunit beta isoform X3: MAPEEEKLTRRNPLDFPIEWERPKPGRRPDIFPQFSPMKTPLPPPMPYDPPEEDEEEEEKKEEEEEDPEKEEVPDNPEKQYMADAPFERSRKQPFFRG, translated from the exons ATGGCTCCCGAGGAAGAAAAATTGACTCGTCGCAATCCCCTCGATTTTCCCATT GAGTGGGAGAGGCCTAAGCCTGGACGCAGACCTGACATATTCCCTCAATTCAGCCCTATGAAAACACCATTACCACCACCAATGCCATATGATCCCcctgaagaagatgaagaagaggaagaaaagaaagaggaagaGGAGGAAGATCCTGAAAAGGAAGAAGTACCTGACAACCCTGAGAAACAATA CATGGCAGATGCTCCGTTCGAGAGGTCTAGGAAACAACCGTTCTTCAGGGGATGA
- the LOC107916422 gene encoding lysine-specific demethylase 2A isoform X1, with translation MASSICLSLLPPSRTLKPGSSTSSTRRCRCSLVVSISKSHQLTTRKRLQVVCMAPEEEKLTRRNPLDFPIEWERPKPGRRPDIFPQFSPMKTPLPPPMPYDPPEEDEEEEEKKEEEEEDPEKEEVPDNPEKQYMADAPFERSRKQPFFRG, from the exons ATGGCTTCATCCATTTGCCTATCCTTATTGCCGCCTTCCAGAACCCTAAAGCCGGGTTCATCCACTTCCAGTACACGCCGTTGCAGATGCTCCCTCGTCGTCTCCATTTCTAAATCCCATCAACTGACGACGAGAAAGAGGCTGCAGGTGGTTTGTATGGCTCCCGAGGAAGAAAAATTGACTCGTCGCAATCCCCTCGATTTTCCCATT GAGTGGGAGAGGCCTAAGCCTGGACGCAGACCTGACATATTCCCTCAATTCAGCCCTATGAAAACACCATTACCACCACCAATGCCATATGATCCCcctgaagaagatgaagaagaggaagaaaagaaagaggaagaGGAGGAAGATCCTGAAAAGGAAGAAGTACCTGACAACCCTGAGAAACAATA CATGGCAGATGCTCCGTTCGAGAGGTCTAGGAAACAACCGTTCTTCAGGGGATGA
- the LOC107916423 gene encoding ras-related protein RHN1 yields the protein MARTSNKNVQAKLVLLGDVGTGKTSLVLRFVKGQFSDFQESTIGAAFFTQVLSLNEATVKFDIWDTAGQERYHSLAPMYYRGAAAAIVVYDITNSESFERAKKWVQELQRRGNPNLIMFLVANKVDLEEKRAVGNEEGEVYAKENGLTFMETSAKTAQNVSELFYEIAKRLAKAAPSRTSGMKLHSRRQESGRRLFCCSS from the exons ATGGCAAGAACAAGCAACAAGAACGTACAAGCCAAGCTG GTACTGCTTGGGGACGTGGGAACTGGGAAAACAAGCTTGGTTTTGAGATTTGTCAAAGGCCAATTTTCTGATTTTCag GAATCCACAATTGGAGCTGCCTTCTTCACTCAGGTTCTGTCTCTAAACGAAGCCACGGTTAAGTTTGATATATGGGACACAGCAGGACAGGAGAGATACCATAGCTTGGCTCCTATGTACTATCGAGGTGCTGCAGCTGCCATCGTGGTCTACGATATCACAAACTCG GAATCCTTTGAGCGTGCCAAAAAATGGGTTCAAGAACTGCAAAGACGAG GAAATCCGAATCTGATAATGTTCTTGGTAGCAAACAAGGTTGACCTGGAAGAAAAGAGAGCGGTGGGAAATGAG GAAGGTGAAGTATATGCCAAAGAAAATGGTTTGACTTTCATGGAAACATCTGCAAAGACGGCACAGAATGTCAGCGAACTCTTCTACGAAATAG CAAAGAGGTTGGCAAAAGCTGCTCCTTCTCGGACAAGTGGAATGAAATTGCATAGCCGACGGCAAGAAAGCGGAAGAAGGCTATTCTGTTGCTCCTCGTGA
- the LOC107916424 gene encoding uncharacterized protein, whose amino-acid sequence MKPTMASSICLSLLPPFKTLAPGSSTSSICRCRCSLVVSISKSHQLTTRKRLQVVCMAPDEEKLTRRNPLDFPIEWERPKPGRRPDIFPQFSPMKTPLPPPMPYDPPEEDEEEEEKKEEEEEDPEKEEEPDNPEKQ is encoded by the exons ATGAAGCCAACCATGGCATCATCCATTTGCCTATCGTTACTGCcgcctttcaaaaccctagcgcCGGGTTCATCGACTTCCAGTATATGCCGTTGCAGATGCTCCCTCGTCGTCTCCATTTCTAAATCCCATCAACTGACGACGAGAAAGAGGCTGCAGGTGGTTTGTATGGCTCCCGACGAAGAAAAATTGACTCGTCGCAATCCCCTCGATTTTCCCATT GAGTGGGAGAGGCCTAAACCTGGACGTAGACCTGACATATTCCCTCAATTCAGCCCTATGAAAACACCATTACCACCACCAATGCCATATGATCCCcctgaagaagatgaagaagaggaagaaaagaaagaggaagaGGAGGAAGATCCTGAAAAGGAAGAAGAACCTGACAACCCTGAGAAACAATA A